AGCATTTGCAAAGAAAGAAAAACTCTCTGCATTGTATAATTCAAAAATCTCTCATGCGCGAAAACAATTGAGTGAACATCGTACTTCTGCGAATTCGTACGTGAGCGCGCATCAATACTCGAAAGCGCTCGAAGAATATCTTCTGTGTTTTCCGTTGTTTCGTGAAATTGAAGAATGGCAAATCGTACTGAATGTGTGCGGAACAGAATTTTCTATCATTGAGCAGGAAATTTCCAACGATGAACTCACGAGTTCGCATGTTCGAAATGAAATCAATAAACTCGTGCAAAAGCCAATAACTTCTCTCGACGATGCTGCGTGGTATCTTGCGTATTGTCTGAAAATGAACAACGAAGAAAAACAAATTACAACCGTTGTTGCGCCGCCAACGTTTCAACATACCAAAATGGGAAGCGCATTTTCCCGTTACTTTAAAACTATATTCGAACACCAAATTGTGGAAGTTGCAAAATGGAACGTTGTTCAACAAGTTGCACAGTATCAGCCGAAAACAAAAAACGTTGCAAAAGAATTTTCAGAAGCCTCGGGAGCGGAGTATATCGTATCGGGAACATATTGGGAACAACAATCGAACATCAAAATAATTCTTTCGCTTACGAAAATTTCTGATAGTAAAATTGTCGGCAGCGCAGAAGTTGATGTTGAAAAAAATATCTTGGATACGACAAAGGTACGTTTGAAACCAGAAAATTTTCAGAGCGCATTTAACGACCAAAAGATATTTGATAACAATGAAATCATTGATGGCGGGCTTTCCGTTGAACTTTGGACAAACAAAGGAAATGAGAATTTGCTGTTTACGGAAAACGAACGAATGAATTTATACGTGCGAGTCAATATGCCGTGCTATCTTCGGTTTATTTATCATTTGGCAAACGGACAACGAGCATTAATGCAAAACGATTATTACATTGACGAATCAAAAGTAAATTTTACAGTAACGATGCCCGATACATTTTATTGTGCGCCGCCGTTTGGAGTAGAAGTTCTGCAAATTATTGCGCGAACGGAAACGTTTGAAAAAATTGCAACCGAAACAATGGATGGCTATCAGATTTTGAAAGATGACCTGAAAAAATTTATCGGAGTAACTCGCGGTTTCAAAAAAAATAAACCATCATTGATGCAAACAGAAGCCCGAATTCAAATTATGACGATGAAATAA
This genomic window from Ignavibacteria bacterium contains:
- a CDS encoding DUF4384 domain-containing protein, with protein sequence MKIPYFVSLLVLYFWAPNIVHSDELPEWVTKHGKSVTYPERLYLTGFSLKKYADADEQNDAFTKVKEDAKRILTEKVRVSIRSKVSSLVEESNNKLVQFFSTATQTTTSLELQELDVLTFNDENEETYYALAFAKKEKLSALYNSKISHARKQLSEHRTSANSYVSAHQYSKALEEYLLCFPLFREIEEWQIVLNVCGTEFSIIEQEISNDELTSSHVRNEINKLVQKPITSLDDAAWYLAYCLKMNNEEKQITTVVAPPTFQHTKMGSAFSRYFKTIFEHQIVEVAKWNVVQQVAQYQPKTKNVAKEFSEASGAEYIVSGTYWEQQSNIKIILSLTKISDSKIVGSAEVDVEKNILDTTKVRLKPENFQSAFNDQKIFDNNEIIDGGLSVELWTNKGNENLLFTENERMNLYVRVNMPCYLRFIYHLANGQRALMQNDYYIDESKVNFTVTMPDTFYCAPPFGVEVLQIIARTETFEKIATETMDGYQILKDDLKKFIGVTRGFKKNKPSLMQTEARIQIMTMK